CGATGAGCGAATTGTTCGACAAGGGATTGAAGGTCCGCAAGGAAGTGCTCGGCGAGGAGTACGTCAACAAGTCGATCGCAGGCGCCGACGAATTTACCCGGACGATGGCGGAATGGTCGACCGAGTTCTGCTGGGGTGCGTTGTGGACCCGCCCGGGCCTCGATCGCCGCACGCGCAGCATCGTCAACCTGGCGATGCTCGGCGCGCTGGGGCGGCCCCACGAACTGAAGCTGCACGTCAAGGGCGCGCTGAAGAACGGCGTGACCAAGGACGAAATCAAGGAGATCCTGCTTCAGGTCGGGGTCTATTGCGGCATCCCGTCCGGAATCGATGCGTTCCGGAATGCGCGCGAGGCCTTCAACGAGGTCGAGGGGAAGTGACGCAGCCGGCGGCTGTGTTGCAAGTGCTGCGCTTCATCGTCGGCTCCGGGGGTATCTATGTCCGTTGCCGCGGTTGCTTCGCTGACGTCATGGCAAAGCCGGCTTTCATTTCGCGGACCGTATCGACAAAGGCCTTGATGATCGGGGAGTGCGCACGATCCTTGTGATAGGCAACGCTGTATTGTGTCCTGATGGCGCGACCCTGGATTTCCAATGCCCGCAGGTTGGGGTGCGGAACGAATTCAAAATCGGCTACCACACTGATGCCGAGTCCCCGCTCAACGGCCTTCCAAACACCCTCCCGGCTTTCGATCTCGAAAACCGGGTTGATCTTTAGCCCTTCGTGCTGGATCGCCGCCTCGAACGCGCGTCGCGTGG
The Bradyrhizobium sp. KBS0727 genome window above contains:
- a CDS encoding carboxymuconolactone decarboxylase family protein; translated protein: MSELFDKGLKVRKEVLGEEYVNKSIAGADEFTRTMAEWSTEFCWGALWTRPGLDRRTRSIVNLAMLGALGRPHELKLHVKGALKNGVTKDEIKEILLQVGVYCGIPSGIDAFRNAREAFNEVEGK